In the genome of Leucobacter luti, one region contains:
- the valS gene encoding valine--tRNA ligase has product MSAIPDKPALEGLEAKWGAVWEESGTYAFQREGATAADVYSIDTPPPTASGSLHVGHVFSYTHTDTVARYQRMRGKRVFYPMGWDDNGLPTERRVQNYYGVRCDPSLPYVEGFTPPHEGGDGKSIKAADQQPISRRNFIELCERLTVEDEKQFEDLWRSLGLSVDWTQSYRTIGSESLRASQLAFIRNVERGEAYQAQAPTLWDITFRTAVAQAELEDREQPSAYHTLAFHRTDGGDDILIDTTRPELLAACVALVAHPDDERFQPLFGTTVRTPIFDVEVPIVAHHLAKQDKGTGIAMICTFGDVTDVVWWRELDLPNRAILGFDGRVLQEAPAVITSESGREAYAQIAGKTVFSAKQTMVELLQASGELTGEIRKITHPVKFFEKGDKPLEIVSTRQWYIANGARNEGLRERLLAHGKELNWHPDFMRVRYENWVEGLSGDWLISRQRFFGVPLPVWYPLDAEGNPVFDEPILPSVDQLPVDPSSDVPTGYTAEQRGVAGGFQGEVDVMDTWATSSLTPQLAGGWERDPELFKLVYPYSLRPQGQDIIRTWLFSTLLRSELECGQLPWENAGISGWILDPDRKKMSKSKGNVVTPAGMLEQHGSDAVRYWASSAKLGTDASFDPQNPTQIKIGRRLAIKLLNAAKFTLGFDATGVGNVTEALDKSMLAGLARVIEDATAAFEAYDHARALELTESYFWTFCDDYLELVKERAHGAVGDDGTGQPRASAVTALRAALSVFVRLLAPFLPFATEEVWSWFGEGSVHQAAWPTADEPLQLAGTDADAGLLSLVGGALIGVRGAKTAAKASQKTPVTLAIVHAPAADRDRLQAAATDLAAVGRIVELRIEAGEVDAVVVAEIQLEQTEA; this is encoded by the coding sequence ATGAGCGCGATTCCTGACAAGCCGGCACTCGAAGGCCTCGAAGCGAAGTGGGGGGCTGTCTGGGAAGAGTCAGGTACCTACGCGTTCCAGCGCGAGGGCGCCACCGCTGCCGACGTGTACAGCATCGACACGCCTCCGCCCACAGCCTCCGGCTCTCTCCATGTCGGCCATGTCTTCTCGTACACACACACGGACACGGTCGCGCGGTATCAGCGCATGCGGGGCAAACGCGTCTTTTATCCGATGGGCTGGGACGACAACGGCCTGCCCACCGAGCGCCGTGTGCAGAACTACTACGGCGTGCGCTGTGATCCGTCGCTCCCCTACGTCGAAGGATTCACTCCGCCGCACGAGGGCGGCGACGGCAAGAGCATCAAGGCCGCCGACCAGCAGCCGATCTCTCGCCGCAACTTCATCGAGCTGTGCGAACGCCTCACGGTTGAGGACGAGAAGCAGTTCGAGGACCTCTGGCGAAGCCTCGGACTCTCGGTCGACTGGACGCAGAGCTACCGCACCATCGGCTCCGAGTCGCTCCGCGCATCGCAGTTGGCGTTCATCCGCAACGTTGAGCGCGGCGAGGCCTATCAGGCCCAGGCGCCGACCCTGTGGGACATCACATTCCGAACGGCAGTCGCGCAAGCGGAGCTCGAAGACCGGGAACAGCCGAGTGCCTACCACACGCTCGCTTTCCACCGCACTGACGGGGGCGACGATATCCTCATCGACACCACGCGCCCTGAGCTACTCGCGGCGTGTGTTGCCCTCGTTGCTCACCCGGACGATGAGCGCTTCCAGCCGCTGTTCGGCACGACCGTGCGCACCCCCATCTTTGACGTCGAGGTGCCGATTGTGGCGCATCACCTCGCGAAGCAGGACAAGGGCACTGGCATCGCTATGATCTGCACGTTCGGAGACGTCACCGATGTCGTGTGGTGGCGCGAGCTGGACTTGCCGAACCGCGCAATTCTCGGCTTCGACGGCCGTGTGCTGCAGGAAGCTCCCGCTGTGATCACCTCTGAGTCTGGTCGCGAAGCCTATGCCCAGATCGCGGGCAAGACCGTCTTCAGCGCGAAGCAAACGATGGTGGAACTGCTTCAGGCGTCGGGCGAGCTTACGGGCGAGATTCGCAAGATCACTCATCCGGTGAAGTTCTTCGAAAAGGGCGACAAGCCGCTCGAGATCGTCTCGACCCGTCAGTGGTACATCGCGAACGGTGCCCGCAACGAGGGGCTCCGTGAGCGTCTCCTCGCGCACGGCAAAGAACTGAACTGGCACCCTGACTTCATGCGCGTGCGCTACGAGAACTGGGTTGAGGGGCTCTCCGGCGACTGGCTCATCTCCCGTCAGCGCTTCTTCGGCGTCCCGCTGCCCGTGTGGTATCCGCTCGATGCTGAGGGTAACCCGGTGTTCGACGAACCGATTCTCCCTTCTGTTGACCAGCTCCCGGTCGACCCCTCCAGCGATGTGCCGACCGGCTACACCGCCGAGCAGCGCGGAGTCGCCGGCGGCTTCCAGGGTGAAGTGGACGTCATGGACACGTGGGCGACCTCATCGCTCACCCCACAGCTCGCCGGCGGCTGGGAGCGAGATCCCGAGCTGTTCAAGCTTGTGTACCCGTACAGCCTCCGCCCGCAGGGGCAAGACATCATCCGCACCTGGCTGTTCTCTACGCTCCTGCGCTCGGAGCTTGAGTGTGGGCAGCTCCCGTGGGAGAACGCTGGTATCTCCGGTTGGATCTTGGATCCAGACCGCAAGAAGATGTCGAAGTCCAAGGGCAATGTGGTGACTCCAGCGGGCATGCTTGAGCAGCACGGCTCCGACGCCGTGCGCTATTGGGCTTCATCCGCGAAGCTCGGCACGGACGCGTCGTTTGATCCGCAGAACCCGACCCAGATCAAGATCGGGCGACGCCTCGCGATCAAGCTGCTCAACGCCGCGAAGTTCACGCTCGGCTTTGACGCCACAGGTGTCGGCAACGTGACCGAGGCGCTCGACAAGTCGATGCTTGCCGGCCTTGCGCGCGTGATCGAGGATGCAACGGCCGCGTTCGAGGCCTACGATCACGCACGAGCTCTGGAGCTTACGGAGTCCTATTTCTGGACGTTCTGCGACGACTACTTGGAGCTCGTCAAGGAGCGCGCGCACGGCGCAGTTGGAGACGACGGCACCGGCCAGCCGCGTGCCTCTGCAGTGACCGCGCTACGTGCCGCGCTATCGGTGTTCGTGCGGCTGCTCGCGCCATTCCTGCCGTTCGCTACCGAAGAGGTCTGGTCATGGTTCGGTGAAGGCTCCGTGCACCAAGCGGCGTGGCCCACGGCGGATGAGCCGCTTCAATTGGCTGGCACAGACGCTGACGCCGGGCTTCTCAGCCTGGTAGGCGGCGCACTGATCGGTGTGCGCGGTGCGAAGACCGCCGCGAAGGCATCGCAGAAGACGCCGGTCACTCTCGCGATTGTGCACGCACCGGCTGCAGACCGGGATCGCCTGCAGGCGGCCGCAACGGATCTCGCCGCTGTTGGGCGAATCGTGGAACTCCGGATTGAAGCGGGTGAGGTCGACGCAGTCGTGGTCGCAGAGATCCAGCTCGAACAGACCGAGGCGTAG
- a CDS encoding GyrI-like domain-containing protein — MSIDTPASDSPEFPAPELVEQPEIHLAVVRDTVAFDAIPSLYDRAYPLIFAALGSAGIQPSAPPMGVIHGAPGDTLDLSVAVPIAAPIAATGEVHGETLPASRAATLLVRGDYALLGSAYGYLYGWIAEQGHDVSGIAWEQYLTEPVPGGDPALNETLLAVYLA, encoded by the coding sequence ATGAGCATCGACACTCCTGCATCTGACAGCCCCGAATTCCCTGCTCCAGAACTTGTTGAGCAGCCAGAGATACACCTCGCCGTGGTCCGTGACACCGTCGCGTTTGACGCCATTCCAAGTCTGTACGACCGGGCGTATCCGCTCATATTTGCGGCGCTGGGCAGCGCAGGGATCCAGCCTTCCGCTCCCCCGATGGGCGTCATCCACGGCGCGCCGGGAGACACACTCGATCTTTCGGTCGCGGTCCCCATTGCCGCACCGATCGCCGCAACGGGTGAGGTGCACGGTGAGACCCTTCCCGCGTCGCGTGCAGCAACACTACTGGTGCGTGGTGACTACGCACTCCTCGGGAGCGCCTACGGATATCTCTATGGCTGGATTGCGGAGCAAGGGCACGATGTCAGCGGTATCGCCTGGGAACAGTACCTGACCGAGCCTGTCCCAGGCGGCGATCCAGCATTGAACGAAACGTTGCTCGCGGTCTACCTCGCCTGA
- a CDS encoding glycine betaine ABC transporter substrate-binding protein: MHKRHLTGILALGAAATLALAGCSPSSDNGGGTDEADKTITLGFLPSWTDGLSTAYLLENQLEQLGYEVEMEELTEAAVLYTGLASGDIDIYPSAWSEKTHASYMEKYGDDIEDLGAYYDNAVLTIAVPDYVDIDSMDELAANADRFDGKIYGIEPSAGLTEQTETVMMPEYGLEDSYELVTSSTATMLATLKDKIDKKEDVVVTLWRPFWANDAFPVKDLKDPKKAMGDPESLHFLANKGFTERFPDAAELIGGITLDDAQYGALEDLVVNEYGEGKEPEAVTAWLAKFPDAFPTEVTN; the protein is encoded by the coding sequence ATGCACAAGCGACACCTCACCGGAATTCTCGCACTCGGAGCCGCGGCAACGCTCGCCCTCGCCGGATGCAGCCCGAGTTCCGACAACGGCGGCGGCACTGATGAGGCCGACAAGACGATCACGCTCGGCTTCCTCCCCTCGTGGACTGACGGACTGAGCACTGCATACCTGCTCGAAAACCAGCTCGAGCAGCTCGGCTACGAGGTCGAGATGGAAGAGCTCACCGAGGCGGCAGTGCTGTACACCGGTCTTGCATCAGGTGACATCGACATCTACCCGTCGGCATGGTCCGAGAAGACCCACGCCTCCTACATGGAGAAGTACGGTGATGACATCGAGGATCTCGGTGCGTACTACGACAACGCGGTACTGACGATTGCTGTGCCGGACTACGTGGACATCGATTCCATGGACGAGCTGGCTGCGAACGCTGATCGTTTCGACGGCAAGATCTATGGCATTGAGCCGAGCGCGGGCCTCACCGAACAGACCGAGACGGTCATGATGCCCGAGTACGGCCTCGAGGACAGTTACGAGCTGGTGACGTCTTCAACGGCCACGATGCTCGCGACGCTGAAAGACAAGATCGATAAGAAGGAAGACGTCGTTGTCACACTGTGGCGTCCCTTCTGGGCCAACGACGCGTTCCCGGTGAAGGATCTCAAGGATCCGAAGAAGGCAATGGGCGATCCCGAATCGCTCCACTTCCTCGCGAATAAGGGCTTCACCGAGCGCTTCCCGGATGCCGCTGAACTCATTGGGGGCATCACGCTCGATGACGCGCAGTACGGTGCCCTTGAGGATCTCGTGGTGAACGAGTACGGCGAGGGCAAGGAACCGGAGGCAGTCACCGCGTGGCTCGCCAAGTTCCCGGACGCCTTCCCGACCGAGGTCACGAACTAG
- a CDS encoding proline/glycine betaine ABC transporter permease produces MDLIRVPVGDWAAAALDWFKNAFDGFLGVVGFVMNWLVSELSDVLIATPFLLLILVLALIGWLVRSWQFAIGTVVTLLAIVAMGQWENALYTLALVLIATVIAVAIAVPLGIWAARNDRVSATIKPILDFMQTMPAFVYLIPAVIFFTIGFAPGVFATIIFALPPGVRFTELGIRGVDSETVEAGYAFGAKPGAILRGIQLPLAMPTIMAGINQVIMLALSMAVVAGMAGANGLGKEVIASISTLNVSKGVEAGLGVVLLAVYLDRVTAALGAPADFKRSLRSMLRTRRQGAAKAAAKSAARPAPAAAVSH; encoded by the coding sequence ATGGATCTGATCCGAGTTCCTGTTGGGGACTGGGCAGCGGCGGCACTTGACTGGTTCAAGAACGCGTTCGACGGTTTCCTCGGCGTCGTGGGTTTCGTCATGAACTGGCTCGTATCCGAGCTCAGTGACGTACTCATCGCCACGCCGTTTCTGCTCCTCATTCTCGTGCTGGCCCTCATTGGGTGGTTGGTGCGCTCGTGGCAGTTTGCGATCGGGACTGTCGTGACGTTGCTCGCCATCGTCGCAATGGGGCAGTGGGAAAACGCGCTCTACACACTCGCTCTCGTGCTGATCGCGACCGTGATCGCCGTGGCAATTGCAGTGCCGCTTGGCATCTGGGCAGCGCGAAACGACCGGGTGAGCGCGACGATCAAGCCGATCCTCGACTTCATGCAGACGATGCCGGCATTCGTCTACCTCATCCCCGCGGTGATCTTCTTTACGATCGGATTCGCGCCGGGCGTCTTCGCGACGATCATCTTCGCGCTCCCGCCGGGGGTGCGCTTCACCGAGCTCGGAATCCGCGGTGTGGATTCTGAAACCGTTGAGGCAGGCTATGCCTTCGGGGCGAAACCCGGAGCAATCCTGCGCGGAATTCAGCTCCCGCTCGCGATGCCGACCATCATGGCCGGGATCAACCAGGTCATCATGCTTGCCCTGTCGATGGCCGTCGTGGCCGGCATGGCCGGCGCAAACGGACTGGGCAAAGAAGTGATCGCCTCGATCTCGACGCTGAATGTCAGCAAGGGTGTTGAAGCTGGTCTCGGTGTTGTGCTGCTCGCCGTCTACCTCGACCGTGTGACCGCGGCGCTCGGCGCTCCTGCCGATTTCAAGCGGTCGCTGCGTTCCATGCTGCGGACGCGGCGCCAAGGCGCTGCGAAGGCCGCTGCGAAGTCCGCGGCCAGGCCAGCACCCGCGGCAGCTGTCTCACACTAA
- a CDS encoding glycine betaine/L-proline ABC transporter ATP-binding protein, with protein sequence MTHTTEQSGKPDSRGSAPVDTPTDTPAISVAGAYKVFGRRPREVVKRLRNGLSREQLRSQGTAAVIDASFDVQPGEIFVVMGLSGSGKSTLIRMLNGLNDTTDGSIKVFGTEVVGLGTAELRDLRRDRMSMVFQHFALLPHRTVIDNVAYGLELQGVAPVDRRERAQHWLERVGLSGWEERLPGELSGGMQQRVGIARAFAADTDVLLMDEAFSALDPLIRREMQEQLVELQQELKKTIVFITHDLNEAMFLGDRIAVMRDGRIVQVGTPNDILTDPANDYVAQFVQDVDRARVLTAGDVMEPPRAVVPGSAGPRTALRTMRDLQTSACFVTTGARTLLGVVRDKDVLRQVREGGTDLKDVLRPTPSVVRPDQVISDLFEMAVESPLPVAVIDDQDRLIGVVPRVTLLAALTDLPAITTEIPVIEPLPTVTSAMITETLATTHLESAAEAVAAGSEEAL encoded by the coding sequence GTGACCCACACAACTGAACAGTCCGGGAAACCGGATTCGCGGGGATCGGCTCCTGTCGACACCCCCACGGACACCCCTGCAATCTCTGTCGCAGGCGCCTACAAGGTATTCGGCCGGCGCCCGCGCGAGGTCGTGAAGCGCCTCCGCAACGGCCTGAGCCGTGAGCAGCTTCGGAGCCAGGGCACGGCCGCCGTCATTGACGCCAGCTTCGATGTGCAGCCAGGCGAGATCTTTGTCGTGATGGGCCTCTCCGGCTCGGGTAAGTCAACGCTTATTCGAATGCTGAACGGCCTGAACGATACGACTGACGGGTCCATCAAGGTGTTTGGAACCGAGGTCGTCGGGCTCGGCACCGCTGAACTCCGCGACCTGCGGCGCGACCGGATGTCGATGGTGTTCCAGCACTTCGCGCTCCTCCCGCACCGCACAGTCATTGATAACGTTGCCTACGGCCTGGAACTGCAAGGCGTCGCTCCGGTCGACCGGCGCGAGCGCGCACAGCACTGGCTGGAGCGCGTAGGCCTGAGCGGCTGGGAAGAGCGCCTGCCCGGCGAGCTCTCCGGTGGGATGCAGCAACGCGTGGGTATTGCACGAGCCTTTGCCGCCGACACGGACGTCCTGCTGATGGATGAGGCATTCTCCGCTCTTGACCCGCTGATTCGACGCGAGATGCAGGAACAGCTCGTTGAGCTCCAGCAGGAGCTCAAGAAGACCATTGTCTTTATCACGCACGACTTGAATGAAGCAATGTTCCTCGGAGACCGCATCGCCGTCATGCGCGACGGCCGCATCGTGCAGGTCGGCACCCCGAACGACATCCTCACTGATCCTGCCAATGACTATGTGGCACAGTTCGTGCAGGATGTCGACCGCGCTCGCGTGCTGACGGCAGGCGACGTGATGGAGCCACCGCGCGCAGTTGTCCCCGGCTCAGCTGGCCCGCGTACGGCGCTGCGCACGATGCGCGACCTCCAGACCTCAGCGTGTTTCGTCACCACCGGAGCTCGCACCCTGCTCGGTGTCGTGCGAGACAAGGATGTGCTGCGTCAGGTGCGCGAGGGTGGCACCGACCTGAAAGACGTGCTGCGCCCAACGCCTTCCGTGGTCCGCCCGGATCAGGTGATTTCAGATCTCTTCGAAATGGCGGTCGAGAGCCCCCTTCCCGTCGCCGTCATCGACGACCAGGATCGACTCATTGGCGTGGTCCCACGCGTGACCCTGCTCGCTGCCCTCACTGACCTCCCCGCTATCACGACGGAGATTCCGGTGATTGAGCCGCTCCCGACCGTGACCTCGGCGATGATCACCGAAACCCTGGCAACGACCCACCTCGAGAGCGCCGCTGAAGCGGTTGCCGCCGGTTCGGAGGAAGCACTGTGA
- the ileS gene encoding isoleucine--tRNA ligase encodes MPYPQQPTGASAADAAAQQQGGAAFGVAPSPSFPSVEERVLQFWQDDDTFQESIRQREHAPEWVFNDGPPFANGLPHYGHLLTGYAKDVFPRFQTMRGRKVERRFGWDTHGLPAELEAMKQLGITEKAQIEEMGVAAFNEKARESVLRYVDEWEDYVTRQARWVDFEHGYKTLNLSYMESVLWAFKQLHEKGLAYEGQRILPYCWRDETPLSNHELRMDDDVYQMRQDPSVTVTFPMIGAAADALDLTGVRALAWTTTPWTLPTNFALAVGPTIEYAVIPAGPAGAADGGTPGESAYLLAIDLVGAHAKDLGYESAPAATEAVSRTVTGATLAGVRYEPLFEYYSDTEVWGTEQAWQILADDYVSTSDGTGIVHQAPAYGEDDQRIGSAAGIPTIVSVDDGGRFLSAVTDVAGELWMDANRPLIRLVRERSRLLREASYEHSYPHCWRCRNPLIYKAVSSWFVRVTDIKERMLEVNEEITWVPENVKHGQFGKWLEGARDWSISRNRYWGSPIPVWKSDDPEFPRVDVYGSVAELEKDFGALPRNAAGEIDLHRPYIDSLTRPNPNDPSGKSTMRRIEDVLDVWFDSASMPFAQAHYPFENQDWFDTHQPADFIVEYIGQTRGWFYVQHVLATALFDRPAFKNVISHGIVLGSDGNKMSKSLQNYPDVNEVFNRDGSDAMRWFLMASPVVRGGNLIVTEEGIREGVRQFILPLWNSWYFFSLYANADGFSAERRTDSTDPLDRYILAKTGDLVRDVERHLEGLDTTSAADALRGYAEVLTNWYVRRSRDRFWEGTSGSLGKAEHAHAFNTLYTVLETVARVAAPLAPLVTEELWRGLTGGRSVHLTDWPDAAEFPTDPELVAAMDEVRQITSQALALRKSRRLRVRLPLAELTVVTARPEAVAPFADILREELNVKAVTLVAQTETSAADHGVVQTLSVNARAAGPRLGKQVQAAIKAAKAGDWAETDGVVVAGGIALEPHEYELTLRVGADSDTGPALGLIPGGGFVLLETETTPELEAEGVARDAIRAVQEARKHAGLEVSDRIVLALNADPMHVEALQTHSALIAAETLAEGIMVQEAVGLDAIVDDIVSPGGGVHVTASRAIGVDKTPIMITIDTTGLDAPASWTPGEAE; translated from the coding sequence ATGCCGTACCCCCAGCAGCCCACAGGTGCTTCCGCTGCGGACGCCGCCGCTCAACAGCAGGGCGGAGCCGCGTTCGGCGTTGCACCATCGCCCAGCTTCCCGAGTGTTGAAGAGCGTGTGCTCCAGTTCTGGCAGGACGACGATACGTTCCAGGAGTCGATCCGGCAGCGTGAGCACGCCCCCGAGTGGGTCTTCAACGACGGCCCTCCGTTTGCCAACGGTCTGCCGCACTACGGTCACCTCTTGACCGGCTACGCGAAAGACGTGTTCCCACGATTCCAGACCATGCGCGGGCGCAAAGTGGAGCGCCGCTTCGGCTGGGACACCCACGGGCTTCCCGCCGAGCTCGAAGCGATGAAGCAGCTCGGCATCACAGAAAAGGCCCAGATCGAAGAGATGGGTGTTGCTGCGTTCAACGAGAAAGCGCGGGAGTCAGTCCTGCGCTACGTCGATGAGTGGGAAGACTACGTCACCCGCCAGGCACGCTGGGTCGACTTCGAGCACGGATACAAGACGCTCAACCTGAGCTACATGGAAAGCGTGCTCTGGGCATTCAAGCAACTCCATGAGAAGGGGCTGGCCTACGAGGGACAGCGCATTCTCCCGTATTGCTGGCGCGACGAGACTCCGCTCTCGAACCACGAGCTCCGGATGGACGATGACGTCTATCAGATGCGCCAGGACCCCTCGGTCACGGTAACCTTCCCGATGATCGGCGCCGCAGCCGACGCGCTCGACCTCACTGGCGTGCGGGCGCTTGCTTGGACGACGACGCCGTGGACGTTGCCCACGAACTTCGCGCTGGCCGTTGGCCCGACAATTGAGTATGCGGTCATCCCGGCGGGTCCGGCGGGCGCTGCTGACGGTGGCACGCCAGGGGAGTCCGCCTACTTGCTGGCGATTGATCTTGTTGGAGCGCACGCGAAGGATCTCGGATACGAGTCCGCTCCTGCGGCCACCGAGGCGGTATCCCGCACCGTGACCGGCGCAACCCTCGCGGGCGTGCGCTATGAGCCGCTGTTTGAGTACTACTCGGACACCGAGGTGTGGGGAACTGAACAGGCCTGGCAGATTCTCGCCGATGACTACGTCTCAACCAGCGACGGCACCGGCATTGTGCACCAGGCCCCGGCCTACGGTGAGGACGATCAGCGCATCGGTTCCGCCGCTGGTATCCCCACGATCGTGAGCGTTGACGACGGCGGTCGCTTCTTGAGTGCCGTGACCGACGTTGCGGGCGAACTCTGGATGGACGCCAACCGGCCCCTGATCCGGCTCGTGCGCGAACGGAGTCGACTGCTGCGCGAGGCGAGCTACGAGCACTCCTACCCGCACTGCTGGCGGTGCCGCAACCCACTGATCTATAAGGCCGTTTCCAGTTGGTTTGTGCGCGTCACGGACATCAAGGAGCGCATGCTTGAGGTGAACGAGGAAATCACCTGGGTGCCGGAGAACGTGAAACACGGGCAATTCGGGAAGTGGCTCGAAGGGGCACGCGACTGGTCAATCAGTCGCAATCGCTACTGGGGCAGCCCGATCCCGGTGTGGAAGAGCGACGATCCGGAGTTCCCGCGCGTCGATGTCTACGGTTCTGTTGCCGAGTTGGAGAAAGACTTCGGTGCGCTGCCGCGCAACGCCGCTGGAGAAATCGACCTGCACCGGCCCTACATCGACTCGTTGACGCGCCCGAACCCGAACGATCCGAGCGGCAAATCGACGATGCGGCGCATCGAAGATGTGCTCGACGTCTGGTTCGACTCCGCCTCGATGCCGTTCGCACAGGCGCACTATCCGTTCGAGAACCAGGACTGGTTCGACACGCACCAGCCAGCCGATTTCATCGTGGAATACATTGGGCAGACCAGAGGCTGGTTCTACGTGCAGCACGTCCTTGCGACCGCACTGTTCGACCGCCCGGCGTTCAAGAACGTCATCAGCCACGGCATTGTGCTGGGTTCTGACGGCAACAAGATGTCAAAATCGCTGCAGAACTACCCGGACGTGAACGAGGTCTTCAACCGGGATGGATCCGACGCGATGCGCTGGTTCCTTATGGCGTCCCCGGTCGTACGCGGCGGCAACCTCATCGTCACTGAAGAAGGAATCCGCGAAGGAGTGCGCCAATTCATTTTGCCGCTCTGGAACAGCTGGTACTTCTTCAGCCTCTACGCCAACGCTGACGGCTTCTCCGCTGAACGCCGCACGGACTCCACAGACCCGCTCGATCGCTACATCCTCGCGAAGACTGGCGACCTCGTGCGCGACGTCGAGCGCCATCTCGAGGGCCTCGACACCACTTCGGCGGCCGACGCGTTGCGCGGATACGCTGAAGTGCTCACGAACTGGTACGTGCGCCGCTCACGCGACCGCTTCTGGGAGGGCACGTCTGGTTCACTCGGCAAAGCGGAGCACGCACACGCGTTCAACACCCTGTACACCGTGCTCGAGACCGTCGCTCGCGTTGCTGCGCCACTCGCCCCGCTTGTCACCGAAGAGCTGTGGCGCGGGCTGACCGGCGGGCGTTCAGTGCACCTGACCGACTGGCCGGACGCGGCAGAGTTCCCCACAGATCCTGAGTTGGTCGCCGCTATGGATGAGGTTCGTCAGATCACCTCGCAGGCGCTTGCGCTGCGGAAGTCGCGTCGCCTGCGCGTCCGTCTCCCGCTCGCAGAGCTGACCGTCGTCACGGCACGCCCTGAGGCCGTCGCCCCATTCGCGGATATCCTGCGCGAGGAGCTCAACGTCAAGGCCGTGACCCTCGTCGCACAGACTGAGACGAGCGCGGCGGACCACGGCGTTGTGCAGACGCTCTCGGTCAATGCCCGCGCGGCAGGTCCACGTCTGGGCAAGCAGGTGCAGGCGGCAATCAAGGCAGCAAAGGCTGGCGACTGGGCCGAGACCGACGGAGTCGTTGTCGCCGGGGGCATTGCACTCGAACCGCACGAGTACGAGCTCACACTGCGCGTCGGCGCAGACAGCGATACCGGCCCAGCGCTCGGCTTGATCCCCGGTGGCGGCTTTGTGCTCTTGGAAACGGAAACGACGCCTGAGCTCGAGGCCGAGGGAGTCGCGCGCGACGCCATCCGTGCCGTGCAAGAGGCACGAAAGCATGCGGGACTCGAGGTCTCCGACCGGATCGTACTCGCCCTCAACGCAGACCCGATGCACGTCGAGGCGCTGCAGACCCACTCGGCTCTCATCGCCGCTGAGACGCTCGCTGAAGGGATCATGGTGCAGGAAGCCGTTGGCCTTGACGCGATCGTCGACGACATTGTCTCTCCCGGAGGCGGTGTCCACGTCACTGCCTCCCGCGCAATTGGCGTCGACAAGACCCCGATCATGATCACCATCGACACGACCGGGCTCGATGCACCGGCGAGCTGGACACCTGGAGAAGCAGAATGA